One window of the Delphinus delphis chromosome 20, mDelDel1.2, whole genome shotgun sequence genome contains the following:
- the IRF2BP1 gene encoding interferon regulatory factor 2-binding protein 1, whose amino-acid sequence MASVQASRRQWCYLCDLPKMPWAMVWDFSEAVCRGCVNFEGADRIELLIDAARQLKRSHVLPEGRSPGPPALKHPTTKDLAAAAAQGPQLPPPQAQPQPSGTGGAVSGQDRYDRATSSGRLPLPSPALEYTLGSRLANGLGREEAVAEGARRALLGSMPGLVPPGLLAAAVSGLGSRGLTLAPGLSPARPAFGSDFEKEKQQRNADCLAELNEAMRGRAEEWHGRPKAVREQLLALSACAPFNVRFKKDHGLVGRVFAFDATARPPGYEFELKLFTEYPCGSGNVYAGVLAVARQMFHDALREPGKALASSGFKYLEYERRHGSGEWRQLGELLTDGVRTFREPAPAEALPQQYPEPAPAALCGPPPRAPSRNLAPTPRRRKASPEPEGEASGKMTTEEQQQRHWVAPGGPFSADTPAVPSPIAALKNVAEALGHSPKDPAGGGGPVRAGGASPAASSAAQPPAQHRLVARNGEAEVSPTAGAEAVSGGGSGTGATPGAPLCCTLCRERLEDTHFVQCPSVPGHKFCFPCSREFIKAQGPAGEVYCPSGDKCPLVGSSVPWAFMQGEIATILAGDIKVKKERDP is encoded by the coding sequence ATGGCGTCCGTGCAGGCTTCCCGCCGCCAGTGGTGCTACCTGTGCGACCTGCCCAAGATGCCGTGGGCCATGGTGTGGGACTTCAGTGAGGCCGTGTGCCGCGGCTGCGTGAACTTCGAGGGCGCGGATCGCATCGAGCTGCTCATCGATGCCGCCCGGCAGCTCAAGCGAAGCCACGTGCTCCCCGAGGGCCGCTCGCCGGGGCCCCCGGCCCTCAAGCACCCGACCACTAAGGACCTGGCAGCCGCCGCTGCACAGGGGCCTCAGTTGCCGCCTCCACAGGCCCAGCCCCAGCCGTCGGGGACAGGCGGCGCTGTCTCAGGCCAGGACCGCTATGACAGGGCCACATCGTCGGGCCGCCTCCCCTTGCCCTCGCCCGCCCTGGAGTACACCCTGGGGTCCCGCCTGGCCAATGGACTGGGCCGCGAGGAAGCTGTGGCGGAGGGGGCGCGAAGGGCCCTGCTTGGCTCCATGCCCGGCTTGGTGCCCCCCGGGCTGCTGGCAGCTGCGGTGTCTGGCCTGGGAAGCCGAGGTCTGACGCTGGCACCCGGCTTGAGTCCTGCCCGTCCAGCCTTCGGCTCCGATTTCgagaaggagaagcagcagaggAATGCGGACTGTCTGGCAGAACTGAACGAGGCCATGAGGGGCCGGGCAGAGGAATGGCATGGGCGCCCCAAAGCCGTGCGGGAACAGCTGCTGGCGCTGTCTGCCTGCGCCCCTTTCAATGTCCGCTTCAAGAAGGATCACGGGCTGGTGGGACGGGTGTTCGCCTTTGATGCTACTGCCCGCCCGCCAGGCTACGAGTTCGAGCTGAAGCTCTTCACCGAATACCCCTGTGGTTCTGGCAACGTGTATGCTGGAGTCCTGGCCGTGGCTCGCCAGATGTTTCATGATGCTCTGCGGGAGCCGGGCAAGGCACTGGCCTCATCAGGCTTCAAGTACCTCGAGTATGAACGCCGACACGGCTCAGGGGAGTGGCGCCAGCTGGGGGAGCTGCTAACCGACGGTGTCCGCACCTTCCGCGAGCCAGCTCCCGCCGAGGCCCTGCCCCAGCAGTATCCAGAGCCAGCCCCTGCAGCTCTTTGTGGCCCACCCCCACGAGCCCCATCCCGGAATCTGGCCCCCACGCCGCGCCGTCGCAAGGCGTCCCCTGAGCCCGAGGGCGAGGCATCTGGGAAGATGACCACCGaggagcagcagcagcggcaCTGGGTGGCACCCGGTGGCCCGTTCTCCGCTGATACCCCTGCTGTGCCCTCGCCAATCGCCGCCCTGAAGAACGTGGCCGAGGCCCTTGGCCACTCCCCCAAGGAccctgcagggggtgggggcccTGTGCGCGCAGGGGGCGCCAGCCCCGCAGCCTCCTCTGCGGCCCAGCCTCCAGCCCAGCATCGTCTGGTGGCCCGAAACGGTGAGGCAGAAGTTAGCCCCACAGCAGGGGCGGAAGCTGTTAGCGGGGGTGGTAGCGGCACTGGGGCGACCCCTGGGGCTCCCCTGTGCTGTACCCTGTGCCGGGAGCGGCTGGAAGACACCCACTTCGTCCAGTGCCCCTCAGTGCCCGGACACAAGTTTTGCTTTCCCTGCTCACGGGAGTTCATCAAGGCGCAAGGTCCTGCTGGGGAGGTGTACTGCCCCAGTGGAGACAAGTGCCCGCTAGTGGGCTCCTCTGTCCCCTGGGCCTTCATGCAAGGAGAGATCGCCACCATCCTTGCTGGAGACATCAAGGTTAAGAAAGAACGGGACCCCTAG
- the FOXA3 gene encoding hepatocyte nuclear factor 3-gamma, giving the protein MLGSVKMEAHDLAEWSYYPEAGEVYSPVTPVPTMAPLNSYMTLNPLSSPYPPGGLPASPLPTGPLAPPAPTAPLGPTFPGLGASSGGGSSSGYGGPGPGLVHGKEIPKGYRRPLAHAKPPYSYISLITMAIQQAPGKMLTLSEIYQWIMDLFPYYRENQQRWQNSIRHSLSFNDCFVKVARSPDKPGKGSYWALHPSSGNMFENGCYLRRQKRFKLEEKVKKGGGGTSASRNSAGSASSTTTPAATVASPPQAQPPAPEPEAQGGEDVGTLDCGSPPSSTPYFTGLELPGELKLDAPYNFNHPFSINNLMSEQTPAPPKLDMGFGGYGAEGGEPGIYYQGLYSRSLLNAS; this is encoded by the exons ATGCTGGGCTCGGTGAAGATGGAGGCCCATGACCTGGCCGAGTGGAGCTACTACCCGGAGGCGGGCGAG GTCTACTCTCCGGTGACCCCAGTACCCACCATGGCCCCCCTCAACTCCTACATGACCCTGAACCCTCTGAGCTCTCCCTACCCCCCGGGGGGGCTCCCTGCCTCCCCACTTCCCACTGGACCCCTGGCGCCCCCGGCGCCCACAGCACCCCTGGGGCCCACCTTCCCAGGCCTGGGTGCCAgcagtggtggtggcagcagctcaGGGTATGGGGGCCCGGGACCAGGGCTGGTGCATGGGAAGGAGATACCGAAAGGGTACCGGCGGCCCTTGGCACATGCCAAGCCGCCATATTCCTACATCTCGCTCATCACCATGGCCATCCAGCAGGCGCCGGGCAAGATGCTGACCCTGAGCGAGATCTACCAGTGGATCATGGACCTCTTCCCCTACTACCGGGAGAACCAGCAGCGCTGGCAGAACTCCATCCGCCACTCGCTGTCTTTCAACGACTGCTTCGTCAAGGTGGCGCGCTCCCCAGACAAGCCGGGCAAGGGTTCCTACTGGGCCCTGCACCCCAGCTCAGGTAACATGTTTGAGAATGGCTGCTACCTGCGCCGCCAGAAGCGCTTCAAGCTGGAGGAGAAGGTGAAGAAAGGGGGCGGCGGGACCTCTGCCTCCAGGAACAGTGCGGGGTCAGCCTCCTCGACCACCACCCCCGCTGCCACAGTCGCCTCTCCGCCGCaggcccagcctccagcccccgaacctgaggcccagggtggggaAGATGTGGGGACTCTGGACTGTGGCTCACCCCCGTCCTCCACACCCTATTTCACTGGCCTGGAGCTCCCGGGGGAGCTGAAGCTGGATGCACCCTACAACTTCAACCACCCTTTCTCCATCAACAACCTGATGTCGGAACAGACACCAGCACCTCCCAAACTGGACATGGGATTTGGGGGCTACGGGGCGGAGGGTGGGGAGCCCGGGATCTACTACCAGGGCCTCTATTCCCGCTCTCTGCTTAACGCCTCCTAG